One segment of Patescibacteria group bacterium DNA contains the following:
- the rpsJ gene encoding 30S ribosomal protein S10: MTTKVAEGKAHQRIRIKLKAYDHKIIDNSAKKIIESCHRFGVKVVGPVPLPTEKRKYTVNRSTFVHKNARDQFEMRTHKRLIDIIDPTAQVVDALMGLNLPAGVNIEIKM; the protein is encoded by the coding sequence ATGACCACTAAAGTAGCCGAGGGCAAAGCCCACCAAAGAATCAGGATCAAGCTTAAAGCGTACGATCATAAGATTATTGATAACTCTGCCAAGAAAATTATTGAGAGTTGCCATCGTTTTGGCGTGAAGGTTGTCGGTCCGGTACCCTTGCCTACAGAAAAACGCAAGTACACCGTTAACCGTTCCACTTTCGTGCACAAGAATGCACGTGATCAGTTTGAAATGCGTACGCACAAGCGTTTGATTGATATTATTGATCCGACCGCCCAGGTCGTTGACGCCTTAATGGGGCTAAATTTGCCAGCTGGCGTAAATATTGAAATTAAAATGTAG